TCGATCATCTGATCGATACTCTTGTTGGGCAAGGGATTGTCGACCCCGCTCGTATTTATGTCATGGGCTGGTCGAACGGGGCGACCTTCGCGCAGTTCTATGCGATGGCAAGATTTCAGACAAAGACACCGGGCCAGAATAATGTGGCGGCCGCGGCTGTCTATGCCTTCGCGAATCCGTTTGCAAACATTTCATGGACCCAGACGCCCTCGTGCGAGCTGAATACGTATCCCACTTCCGCGGTGCCTCTCTACTTGGCCAACCGCACTTTCGACGCCTTAACCGCCTGCGATGCGGATCAGGAGACGCTATTCGGCCTCCCGCCCGGACATAGCGCAGTAGATTGGTTCGGTCAACTGCAAAATTCCGCCGTAGTAAATGATTCCGCCGTACAAATTCAACTTATCAATCTTCAGACCACCGCCGCAAGTGCCTGTGATCCGGCACATCCCCCCCCGCCCACCGCGGACGATTTTATCACAGGAACCGATGCCCATCTTCGATGGCCTAATGGCAAACTGGACGGAACCGGCGGAGACGACTGGGAAGTCCCTATGCTGGAATATTTAAAGGCAAACCCTCATTCCTAATCGATCTTGCATTTCCTGAGTACGGAAATGGCTCAATCCCCCCCTTTTAGGCGGTTGACAATTCCAGCTAAAGATTGTTAGTATTCGAGGCTGTTTGCTTTTTGTTTGCAAGATCTTGGGCCTGTTTTAACTGCGTTCAATGGTTGGGATGAGAGTGGCTGGATGAAGTGGATCGTTTCATCAATTCTATGTTTGTTCATCTCGATAGGTCTTATCGTGCCGTCTCCATCTGCCTTGGGACTTACCCTACAGGAGGCACGAGAAGAGGCCGTCAAGGCCTATTGGGGGGTTAAAATCGCCCATGAACAGTTCATCGAGGCGGAGTCGGAGCGAAAAGAACATTTCACCGATCTTTTCCCAAAGCTCAACCTCGATGGTAATCTGACAAGTTACAATAAACCCTCAGAGTTTCTCTTATCTCAGGGGGAGTTTTCAACATCAAACCTCCTCGGGAACACCTTCTCATTTCCTGCGGAGGACACGCTGATCTCGATCACAAACCGAACCACCTATCAATTCGGCCCCTCCCTGGAACAACCGGTCTTTGCGGGAGGGCGATTGTACTTCGGATTCCGGCAGTCCCAGGCCATGGAAGAGGAGGCCAATTGGAATGAAAAACAGGCCGTGAATGATCTCCTTTTTGATGTTGAGAAGGCTTATCTGGGTGTCCTTCAGGCCGTGGCCGAAAAAAAAGTCGCGGAAAAGGATCTCGAATATTTCAAAAAGCTGCGTTCCGATGTCGAACAGAAATTCAAGGCCGGACGAAATACGCTGGATGATGTATTGAAGGTGGAGCTCAAAGAGGCCAAGTCCGAACAAAATCTCTTATCGGCGACGAGCGAGGTTCAGATTAAGAACGGCCAATTCAACCTTCTGATCGTTCGTCCCGTCGATGCCTCCGCTTCACTTGAGCCCGTTCCGGATCTTCCGCCCGTGGCCATCGATCTGATCGGGGCATTATCCCTGGCGCAATCCCACCGTCCGGATTTGCAGGAGGCGCTCGCGTCATTTAACGCCGCCGGTTTTTCCCGGCGGGTTGCAGAGTCCTCCTATTATCCCCAGGTTAATACCGGAGCCAAGTGGTATCGGCAGGATGTATCCCCCAGTCAGGTTGACCAGCAACGTTGGCTGATCTTCCTTACAGCGGACTGGAATGTGTGGGAATGGGGAGGGACCAATCAACGGGTGGAACAGGCGAATGCCAATTTACGGCGTGCTGACTTCGAGGTACAACAGCTTTCGGATCGGATCCAGCTTGATGTTCACCAGGCCTGGTTGAAGCTTGACGAATCCGAAAAGCAAATTCAAGTTGCCGCCAGCGCCGTGGAACACGCCAAGGAGGACCTTCGCGTGGTTGAATTGGGGTATCATGGAGGAGTGAAGACTATCACGGACCTGATCGAGGCGGAGGCGGTGTTGTCCCAAGCGGAGCTTGCCGATCTGAGAGCCCATTTCACGGCCCAGATCGCCCGGGCCACCCTTCGACATTCCATCGGCATTATGGATGAGGAAAGTATTGCAAGAGCGGGTGGTTCCAATTAATTCGGGAAAGACCACCTACCGGAATCGAAGATCTTCCTAGAGTAAAAACCGCAAGCCCGCGGCAAACTTGCCTTCGGGAAGAGGATGGGTCCACCGGACCTCGGCCAAGGTGCGCGGCGTGAAAATCTGTTGAACGGGAAATGAAATCTTTAACACTTCCGCAACCTTCAGTGGATCCGTTGTCATGATGCAGGCCCCGCCGCTGCTGATGTTCTGAAGCACACCGTCAAGCCCAGGCTGTTTTTGATTTTCAGTCGAGGAACCGACCGCGCGATGGAATTCCACGCGAAGGTTGGAGGAAAACCTTGCGCTGGCCCTGGGAAGTTCCTGCGATTTTTCAGGCATGGGATTTCTCACGTATCAAACCGGGTTGAGCGGCAGGCCGGTCTGAGGAAACATGAATGATCAAAGCACGCGGGGGTTGACCTTTCCTAGATCCGATCACCACTCCCGCAGAAGCCCATAAATACCTAAAAATCAAGCCAATTTTTAACTTTCCAGAGACCTTCGAAATGGTCGTGCCATCCTACTATCATACATTTATAGAGTCAACCCCCTTTTCTGGGGGGGTTTATTGGGTTTTTTATTTGACATCTTTACTGTAAAAGAATTAAGATCTGTTACATTTAAATAAACAAAGCTGGAATAAAAACCTCTGCAAGAACCAAAAGGCGATCCCATGGTACTCGGAAAGCATCATTTGTTAACGCTGAACAACTTCCAAAAGCTGGCTTTACATGAAGAAAAACAAGGCAGTGTCGCCGCGGCGGGTCATAAACTCCTGGAGGTACTGCAACGCTCGATTCAATTTGACGCCGCATGGGTTCTAAAGTTCGATCCCGGGTCCCTGAACATCTCGGATATCCACCTTCACCAATTCAGCCAGGAAGCTTTTTCAAAATATCTCGATCGCTTCTATACCAAAACTCCCATACCCACGATTCACCAGATGCGTCATGACGGATATATCGCAAAGAGGGGGTCCGATCTCGTTGAAACCGAAGTCTGGATGAAGGATCCTTTTTATCAAGACGTCATTCATCCGCTGGGGCTTAAATTTTTTCTTGTGGGGGCTTGTGTCGATCAGAAAAAACAGCCGATCGGATTGATCGTCCTCTGGAGATCCAACCACCGTTATGATTTCTCCGGTCGGGACAGCTTATTCCTCGAGCACGCTTCCCGTTCGTGCGCCACCATTCTGAGCCGTACCGAATCGACGGAGGATGATTGGGAAAAACCGGAAATCTTCAGGTTAATCGCCCAACACGCGGAACCGGGCGTGATCATCTTGGGCAAAGAGAACGAGATCGGCCTGATGAATCATGAGGCCAAGACCCTTCTTTCGAATATACAGAGCGGGAAGGAACATCTCTCCCGAACCTCCGAGGAGAAGTTTTTTCGAAAACTTCGTGAGCTCAGATCCCGGGTCTTAAAACACACCGACCCGGCCGAACAAAACGGGAGCGCCACACCTCCCTCGGAGATCTTTCGCTTCCGCGGAACGACTTTTTCCTGCAAAGGAATCCACCTGGCCGGTGTGGGCGAGGATCAAGGGTTGGTGATGGTATTGATCGAGGTCCTACCGGAAGAAACCGAGGTTTCGCCCACCTTCAATAAACGGTTTTCCGAATTCACGGCGCGGGAAGGGGCCATCGCCAGGTTAATCAGCCGGGGTTTCACGAACAAGGAGATCGCGGCGGACCTCGAAATCGGCATCCATACGGTCAAAGATCATATTAAACACATCATGAGGAAACTTAGGACGAACACCCGTTCCGGGATTGTCGCAAAAATCATGGTCCGATCCCCTCATGATTTGCACAGCGTGGAGTAGCGGCCGGCCGCTCAAGCACACCGGCCCACCTCCGGAATTTCCTCCGCAAGGCCCCGCTTCCGATCAACGACGCCGCCAAAAGGCCGCTTTCTACTCAGTCCGCTTCGGCCAAAACGAAGATCGCGGCCCAATCCAAATCCACACCCTCCCTCCTCTTTTCTTGACAACCTGCGGTTCCAAGTTATCCTTATATTAAGGATAATTGCGTATCAACCCTTCGAGAAAATTCGGGGTCTTTTTGAGAATCTTGTCCTCAACGGTCCGCCTTCTTTTATAAACGGTGTCCGTACCGCAGGTTTATCGATGACCGTATCAAGCCATGACAAGGGATATATCCGGATATTTACGCGTACTATCTTGGCGGTCTTTGTCCTTCTAATCACAGGTGCGGGGTGCGAATCGGGCCAAACGACCAATATCCCGGATGATATGGTGGGGGTTTGGGAAACCTCGGCGGCGAAGTATAAGGATCGTTTTATGGAGTTTAAAAAAGACGTATTGATCTTTGGAACAGGCGACGGGGACCAAAGCATCCAATCCATCAAAAATGTCAAAATGCTCCGTCAAGACCAACAGGACTTATACACGGTCACCTATCTGGATGAAGACGGAGGAGAGTACGCCCTTTCCTTTTTCTACGATCCAGGCGGCGGTGTGATTAAACTCAAGAATCAAGAAAATATCGAATGGAAAAAAGATATCGGAACAAAAGACTGAATCGGGCTCTCCAGAGGGAGCACCATTAGATGTCTCGTTATTCCTCAGAGATGATCAATACGGATCTACCGGGCACACGATGGCGTCAAGCGGCTATGACATCCGAATTTCAAGGGTGCGCTGCGTGGTGCCGGGGATTTACCTTGATCGAAATGCTTATCTCTGTCGCGATGCTGGCCACGTTGGCCGCCATTGCGATCCCGATATATCAGTCCTACCTGGACCGGGCGAGGAACACGGCAGCCATATCCGATATTCAGGTTTTGCAGCTCAAGATACAGGTCTACATGGAGGAGGAGGGGAAACTTCCGGACAGCCTTTCCGACCTGAACTGGGAGCAGCCGGATCCCTGGGGCCATCCCTATCAATACCTGAATTTTTCGGCCGCGGGCCCTGGGTGGAAGGGAAAAGCCCGGAAAGACAAGTTTCTCGTTCCCTTGAACTCGACCTACGATCTATACAGCAAAGGGAAAGACGGGCAAAGTAAACCACCCCTCACCACCAAGATGAGCCAGGACGACATCCTTCGCGCCAACGACGGAGCCTTCGTCGATCTGGCCGCGATGTTTTAGGGGTGTACTTTAATCATGAAATTCGATAGGAAATTCCTTCAAAGCAAAGTCGCCCGCCGAATTTTCATGCTGTTTATCCTGTGTGCCCTCCTCCCCACAGTGACGCTCGCCATAATCTCCTACAGCCTGGTGGTGAGACAGCTGACCACGCAGACGCAGGAGCGTCTGCATAGAGTCAGCAAGGAAACGGCGTTTTCTCTCTTCGAGCGTCTGCAATTTCTTGAAGGGCAAATGAAGGAAGTGGCGTCCAAAGTAAAGTCAGGCGCCGGCCCTTCGTCCGAAGAATTTAATCAGGTCTTAGGGCGATATTTCAAGTCCATGATGATTGTCGCCGACACGGCGCATCCAGTGGTTCACTTTGGTTCGATTCAAAATCCGCCGGCCCCCAACCCCCAAGAAAGGGATCACCTGAAAGCCGGAAAAACCCTTGTATCGATTCGAAAGAAGTCCGGTCTCCCCTTGCCTTTATATATGAGTCGTATGCTGGAGCCACAACACCCGGAGAAGGGTCTTCTCGTGGCCGAGATTAATCCAGCTTATCTTTGGGGGAATTCCGAGGAGGGATCCGCGCAAACCGCGGTCGAGGTCTTCTTGTCGGATCAATCCCACATCGTGCCGATCTCCTCCCTTCCGGGGAAGGCCCTCTTGACGGAGCCGACCGCGTCCCTGCTGGCCCAATCCTCCTCGGGCCAGTTCGAGTGGCTCTCCGATGGAAAAGAATACATTTCAAGCTACTGGTCTATTTTTCTAAAAAGCAATTTTTTTATGCCGAAGTGGACCGTGGTGGTAAGCAAATCGAAATCCGATGTGCTGACGCCCCTGATCCACTTTAAAAAAACCTTCGTCCTTGTCTCCCTGATGACCCTGTGGGTGGTCTTGCTTTTGAGCATCGGCCTGATCCGAAGGAATTTAGGGCCGATTGAACGACTACAAGAAGCCATCCGCCGCATCGCGGGCGGGGAATTTGACGTCCCGGTGACCATCAATAGTGGAGACGAATTCGAGGAATTGGCCGTTTCCTTTAACGCGATGGCGGGCCGATTGGGGAAACAAATCGGGGCCCTCGCCGGCGCGGCTAAAATCGACCGGGCCATTCTCTCAACGCTGGACACCAAACAAATTGTGGAAGCCCTTCTCACCGGCATGAGAGAGATAATTTCCTGCGATTGGGTCATGGTGGCCCTGCTCGATTCCAAAACCCCGGATTCGACCCGCGCCTATATCCGCTCCAGCGACGGGGCAACCGGGGAGCTGGAAACGGCCGTGCGGATCCCGCCGAAGGATGCCGAGCGGCTTCGTCAAGGCTCGGTGAATATTATTAAGGCCACGGACCCGCATCTGCCGTCTTACCTGGCCCCCCTGGTCCAACGCGGCATGAAATCATTTTTAATCCTGCCCGTTTTTTTGAAAGAGAAACTGGCGGCCATAATCACCCTCGGCCATTCGACCCGACACCAGTACAATCCGGATGACCTGCTCCATATCAGTCGCCTGGTCGATCAGGTCGCGGTGGCGCTCTCCAACGCCCGGATGGTCGAACAAATCCATGTCCTGGCCTACTACGACGGTTTGACCGGGTTGCCGAACCGGGTGATGTTCAAGGAACAGTTGAACCGGCTGCTCCAGTTGGCCAAGCGCAGCGACCAACGGGTGGCCATCCTCTTTCTGGACCTGGACAATTTCAAGCAGATCAATGACACGCTGGGTCACGATCTGGGCGACAGGTTGTTGCGAGAAGTGACGAACCGCTTGCTGCAATGGATACGGTCGAGCGATTACCCTTCCCGCGCCAACGAGGAAAACACCATCGTATCCCGCCTGGGGGGAGATGAATTCACATTATACCTTGCCGATATCACCCGGGTCCAGGACGCCGCCGCCGTGGCCCAACGCATTCTCGATGTGCTTTCCAAGCCTTTCATGCTGGACACCAACGAGGTGTTCATCACGGCCAGCATCGGCATAACCGTATTCCCCTCGGACGGCCAAGACGGGGACACCCTCCTCAAAAACGCGGACACGGCCATGTATCATGCCAAGGACAAGGGAAGGAACAATTACCAATTTTTCACGTCCTCCATGAACGCGGCCGTCATGAAACGGCTCAGCCTCGAAAACGACCTCCGGAAGGCGCTGGAGCGCCGGGAATTTGTTCTTCACTACCAAGCGCAAATGGACCTCCGCACGGGAAAAATTCCCGGGATGGAGGCGCTCATTCGCTGGCTGCACCCGGACAGAAGGTTGATACCACCGGGGGAATTCATTCCCTTATCCGAAGAAACGGGCCTGGTCGTCCCGATAGGACAATGGGCATTGAACGCGGCCTGTGAACAAAACAAGGCCCTGCAAGCGGCCGGTCTTCCTCCGATGCGTGTGTCGGTGAATCTCTCCGGACGACAAATCCTGGATCCGCAGCTTCCGGAGACCGTGGCTCGAATCTTGAAAGACACCGGTCTCGACCCTAAATACCTGGAGGTGGAGCTCACCGAAAGTATTCTGATACAGAACCAGAAAACCGTCCTCAACACCTTGCATGCGTTGCGGGAGATGGGAATTCAGGTCTCGTTGGATGATTTTGGCACCGGCTATTCATCGCTGAGTTATTTGAACCGGTTCCCGGTGGACACGCTAAAGATCGACAAATCGTTCGTGGAAAATATCCCGGTGAACTCCGATAACGTCGCACTCATTAAAGCCATCATTGCGATGGCCCATAGTCTGAAACTGAAGGTTCTCGCGGAAGGCGTGGAGAATGAGCAGCAGCTTGTATTTTTACGCGAGGAAGGGTGCGATGAAATTCAAGGCAACTTGTTCAGCCCGCCCGTTCCGATCGAGGCCCTCGAAAAGCTCCTGCGGGAAAAAAACCATCGGCCGGGGGGAAAAGCCACCAATCCCCGATTGGCATCTTGAGAGAGAAATCGGCCCCTTCGAAGACCGCCGGCCATTCCCATCGTTGTTAATTCGTGAGCGTCTAAATCGGCGCGGTCCGGTCGTATATTATCACGCCGTCGATTTTCCAGCTCCCGTTTTCCAGGACCATTCGATACTGCGCCCGAACCGTCACAAGATCGACGCCGGTCACGTCGACACGGACCACCGCACGAGTCCCTCCTTCCGAGAAGGCGATATCGCCGAAGGAAGTCCGCTTCGATCGGGCGATCTGGGGATACCCCGTCTGGACCATCGCCTTGAATTCATCCGACGAGAACTCGGATTGAATATGTTTGGAGGCAAAACGGTATGCGGCCGGATAGTCATCCGCGTTAAAAGCTTTCAATTGTTGTTGGATGACCCCTTGGACGAAGAGCCCCGGGTCATCGGCGATTACAGGACCGGCCTTGAAGACCAAGAACCCGAACAGGAGGAGCCAGGCCAAGAAGATAGCGGCGGAGGGATTTGAATCCCCGGCCGGGAGAGTATGGTTTTGAACTGGAATATTTTCAGGGGGCATCGAATGGGGGCCGGGTTCCCCGATTTTCATCTAAGATCGAACCATTGTCAGCATTCTAATGATTCTATTGATGCGTGTCAATTCCCTCCCATTCTGAGGATTTCGGAACCAATCAAGCCCGGCAGCGCGGGAAGAGCCCCCTCGTCCATGAATTACGACGGGGGGATAAATTTGACGACGATTTTCCTGGACATGCCCGCAGGGGGAGGACGAAGTTTCTTGAGCTCCGAGATGGCCCGAAGCGCGGATTGATCGAATTTGGGATTGCCGGAGGAACCCACGAGCTGATAGTCGAGGAGCGTTCCCGCCTCGTCCACCTGAAGCTGTAAAACGACCGAGAGGGAGATGTTTTCCGGCAGATCCTGCGGCTGTTTATACAGGCGCTGGATCTCGGTCGTCACGAGGTCGATGTAACCCGAATATTTTCCTCCTCCGGCTCCCGACGCGAATGGATTCCCGAATCCGGGGAGTTCGACCGGAGCGGGCGTGGCCGGGGGAGGCGGGGCGCTCTTCACGTCCTCGACCGGCGGCGGAGCCGCCTCGGGCTCGGGGGCCGGGGGCGGCGGTTCGGGCTTCGGCGGTTCCGGTTCCGGCGGCTTCGGCTTGGGCGGCTCCGGTTCCTTCACGTTCCGGATATTGATCTTGTAATAGGCCAGGAATTCCTGGCCGATCGATGTGGTGGCGAGCCAGACCAGAAAGCCGGCCGCCGCGAGGTGCAGTACGGCCACGATCAGCAGGGTAGTCCCCACCTTGCTTTTTTTCTTCTTGAAGCCGACGTATCCCGGCATCGGGACTAACTCCCCTCGTCGCTCAAGAGTTTGGTCGCCAGCCCCACATCCTCGATCGGCACCTTTTGCAGCGCGTCCAGCACGGCCACGACGTACCGGTACTCGACATGCTCGTCCCCGCGGATGATCACGGGAAATTCCGCTCCCTTGGCCTTCTTGAGGTCCCTCAAAATGCCTTCGAGCTCCCGGACCTCCACTTTTTGATCGTCGAGAAAAACGTCCCCCGATTTTTTGATCGAGATCGCCCGGACCTTGTGTTCGTCGATGGTCGTCTCGTTCGGCGAGGACTCCGGGAGCTGGACCTCGATCCCCTGAAGCGCCGCCGTCGTGGTCAGGATGAACACCACCAGCAACACCCAGGCCAGGTCCAGAAGCGGAGTGATGTTCAACGAGGCCACCGCGCCATGCGTGGATTTTGACAATCGTCTCATAGGGTCCATCCTCCTCGTTTGATCGCGGGGACGCTAGGTTCCCGGTTGCGCAGACTCGGTCATGGGATAGGAGGCCCGGAGGCCCAATTCCGAACCCTCGCCCGGCTCGGCATCCGGGTTGGACGATCCGTTCGCGCCCCCCTCTTTCACGTACTCGGCGGCAAACACGTTGTCCAGATGCGCGGCAAAATTCTCCATCTCGATCGTGACTTCACGGATCTTGGTGATCAGGTAGTTGTAGCAGAAGAGCGAGGGAATCGCGACCGAAAGGCCGACCACCGTATTGATCAGCGCGGCCGCCACGCCGGGGGCCATGGCGGTCAGGCTGGCCTGCTGGCTTCGGGCGATGCCCGAAAAAGTGTCCATGACGCCCCAAACCGTTCCGAGCAGCCCGACGAAGGGGCCCCCGCTGATCGCGGTCGCCAGAATGATCATGCCCGATTCGAGGTTGACGGTGCTTTCCCCCATGCCCCGTTCGATCGCAATGCGAACCGCGTTCATCCCATGGCGGGAAATCTTTTTTCCGTACTTGGCCATCTGTTGTTTGAGCTCCTCGCACGCATCCTGGTAAACCTGGAATAAAGAGGACCCCTCGAGGGAGGCCCCTTGCTTGAAAAGATCCAGGGGCGAATTGCCCGCGGAGTAAAGGGACAAGAACTTCCCGTTTTGTTTTCGGGTCTTTCTCAGTTGGCGGAACTTTGTGATGATCACCGTCCAACTGACCAGCGAGAAAATCAGGAGGGCGATCATGATGATCTGACCCTCGAGCGTCGAGTGTCTCAACGAATATGCAAGGCCTCCCAGCTGTCCCATACCCACGTCTCCTCATCGAACGTTAAAAGTTTCGGTCGCTTTGATATCAACCCGGATTTTCCGTCACGTCCACTTCGATCGTCACACCCTTCTTGAAATTAAGGCTCTCGAACGTTTTTCGATTCCTTTTCCCCTTCGAACGATCGGCCTGCTTCTTGCCGGTGTCCCCGTCCGCTTGCGCTTCCTCGGGGGCCGCGGCCTCCGCCACGGTGTCCTGGGCGGATTGGACCGCCGACGACGTGGCCGCGGTACTCGTCGAGACGGACCCCGTGGTTCCGCTGAGCCCTCCCAGGCCGGTACCGGCGGAGGAGGGGGCCGAGATGGGAATCGAGATGCTTCCCCCGATGCTTCCGCTCAGCGGCCCGGTGATGGCCGATTGATCCCCGGTGATTTTATCCACGTCGATCACCACGTTCCCCTCGACCGCCCCCCCCTGAAGGTCCAGGTTTTCGGCCGTGATCGAAACCGTCTTCCCGCGGATCCCGGCCGGGGGAACCACCACGTCCCCCGCGGGAGCGGTGAGGTAGATGTTCCCGAGTTTCCAATCCCCGCTGAACTCGGCCTTGATCTGGTCGTACTGTTCGCTCGCAGCCGTCAAGGCCTCCGCCAGCCCGGCCTTAAACTGGTTCTCCAGCGCCTGGGTATCGCGTCCGAGGAACCGCCGTTTTATGATCTCATTTTGAAGCGCCTGCAATTCCGGCGTCAATTGGAACGGGGGCGGAGGCGGGTAATCGGGCAGCGGGTCCGGATCGTTCGGATGGAAGGTAAAGATGCCGCTCCCGGGAACACTCGCGGGCAGGTATGTGGTGATGACGTTACCCTGGTCATTTGTAACTTGATCCACAAAGATGAACTGCACCAGTTCATCCTTGCCGCCGCTTCCGGCATTGATGTTTCCCTCCGTGGAGCTGATCCGAATGTCGCCGCCGCCGAAGGTGGCCACTCTGGATTTATTGACATTGACATCGCCCGTCGCCGTGATATCGATCTCCCCGCCCCGGAGGGTCATGATGCCCAAATAGGTACCGAATTGAGATACCCCGGTGGACCGATTGGTCCCGATGTCGACGCTCCCTCCGACGGGGCTGTCCGGCCCGTCAAGTCCGTGGATCCGGATCGCCGCCCCGTTGTAGGTGACGATGGTGGACTGCGTCATTTCCAAATTTCCGCCCACCGCGATCTCGAGCAGCCCTTCGGGAACGATGTCGTCTGTCGGGATGGCGGTGAACCGCTGACCGATGCCCCGACTGTCGGCCAGATTGAGGTCCCCGCCCGTCGAGACCAACCCGTCGCCCGTGCCGACAAAAAGGATTCCGCTGGTGCTCGCCCGGGTCGGGGTCATGTCGATATTCCCCGCCGCGCCGACCGTTCCCTGCACGCCGTCGGGAACCGAGATCGTCGCCGAGAAATTGGTGATATCGGCCCCGGATTGGACCGTCACCTGTTTTCGAAGGGTCGGACTGTACAGTTGGAGGTCGAGGTTGCCGATGTTACCGGCGACCGTCCGGAAGCTGACCGGAATGACGCTGTTCGAAATCGTCCCGGCCGGATTATTCAACAATCTCGAAAAATCGGTGTCGATCGACACGCCGACCAGCGAATCCGGATCGGCCGGAATGAGTTTCAGGGTGGGAGGAACTCCGTTGACCAGGGTCCCCTGAATCGCATCCTGTGCGAAGAAATCAAGGCGGCCGGTCGGAGAAGGCCAGAACGCGAGATTGGCCTCGATAAAAATGCTCCCATGAGGCGCGCTGGCGCTGAAGGAGGCCGGGTAATATTGCCTTAACTGAGCCATTTCCGGGCTTTTTTCTCCGTCGGGGACGAGGGGCCCCAGGTGAATGTCCCCGTTCGTCGCGGTGAGGCTCACCGCATTGCCCGGATCGGCCGTTAACTCCCGGTTCCCGTAGATCGAATTGACCCCTTCGGCCAGGCCCTTGTCCTGGACAAGTCCGAGATAAACGGACTGGCCCGCGCTCACATCCAGTTGGCCTGATCCGAGCGTCAAATTCACATTGTTGTCGGCCGAACCGAAATTCCCCCCGACCGTGACATGGGCCCGGCCGTTTGAAACGAGAAAACCGCCCAGAAAATCTCCGCCGGCGTTGATGGTCAAAATTCCGGGCGCGTTCGTATCCAACCGCAAGCCGTTATACAACTGGATTGCGTTGTCGAAGGCGCTCGGAGCGGTGATGTTCCGCCCCGCCTGAATCGTCATGTTGCCGCCGTTTCCCGTCCCCAGGGTCGAGTTGGAAAGGACAAAATCCCGTCCCGCCGTCGCCACGATGTCCCAAGGAGCCCCGCCGTTCAG
This genomic interval from Nitrospiria bacterium contains the following:
- a CDS encoding MotA/TolQ/ExbB proton channel family protein, which gives rise to MGQLGGLAYSLRHSTLEGQIIMIALLIFSLVSWTVIITKFRQLRKTRKQNGKFLSLYSAGNSPLDLFKQGASLEGSSLFQVYQDACEELKQQMAKYGKKISRHGMNAVRIAIERGMGESTVNLESGMIILATAISGGPFVGLLGTVWGVMDTFSGIARSQQASLTAMAPGVAAALINTVVGLSVAIPSLFCYNYLITKIREVTIEMENFAAHLDNVFAAEYVKEGGANGSSNPDAEPGEGSELGLRASYPMTESAQPGT
- a CDS encoding filamentous hemagglutinin N-terminal domain-containing protein, whose translation is MAASGNWIPVFLLCAGLIFPETSLGNPSGPTVVSGGATVSGVGTSVVTVNQTTPKAILSWQQFNIAPNEVTRFIQPGTRSIALNRIFDANPSQIFGSLQANGSVILINPNGVFFGPSAQVNVGGLIASSLNLTDDNFLKGQYVFQGDAAGGAVKNAGTIQTGSGGYVFLFAPNVENSGLIKSPEGQILLAAGTSAYLTDRPDGQGFLVEVNNPNGEATNLKDLIADGGSVNIYARVINQEGLVQADSVREKDGRIELFASEDLNLANGSVLSARGDGEGTSNGGTIVATSDKATGTTRFDPGAVIDVSGGAQGGWGGSVELSGHDVTLGGTVRGGANAGYTGGRLLLDPYDLTVTQDDFDPSSGLSELDFQADHDITVTGALTDLSAWTVPFGSRGKITFTAGNDILFNDTFIINDIYGLNGGAPWDIVATAGRDFVLSNSTLGTGNGGNMTIQAGRNITAPSAFDNAIQLYNGLRLDTNAPGILTINAGGDFLGGFLVSNGRAHVTVGGNFGSADNNVNLTLGSGQLDVSAGQSVYLGLVQDKGLAEGVNSIYGNRELTADPGNAVSLTATNGDIHLGPLVPDGEKSPEMAQLRQYYPASFSASAPHGSIFIEANLAFWPSPTGRLDFFAQDAIQGTLVNGVPPTLKLIPADPDSLVGVSIDTDFSRLLNNPAGTISNSVIPVSFRTVAGNIGNLDLQLYSPTLRKQVTVQSGADITNFSATISVPDGVQGTVGAAGNIDMTPTRASTSGILFVGTGDGLVSTGGDLNLADSRGIGQRFTAIPTDDIVPEGLLEIAVGGNLEMTQSTIVTYNGAAIRIHGLDGPDSPVGGSVDIGTNRSTGVSQFGTYLGIMTLRGGEIDITATGDVNVNKSRVATFGGGDIRISSTEGNINAGSGGKDELVQFIFVDQVTNDQGNVITTYLPASVPGSGIFTFHPNDPDPLPDYPPPPPFQLTPELQALQNEIIKRRFLGRDTQALENQFKAGLAEALTAASEQYDQIKAEFSGDWKLGNIYLTAPAGDVVVPPAGIRGKTVSITAENLDLQGGAVEGNVVIDVDKITGDQSAITGPLSGSIGGSISIPISAPSSAGTGLGGLSGTTGSVSTSTAATSSAVQSAQDTVAEAAAPEEAQADGDTGKKQADRSKGKRNRKTFESLNFKKGVTIEVDVTENPG